A window of the Drosophila simulans strain w501 chromosome 2L, Prin_Dsim_3.1, whole genome shotgun sequence genome harbors these coding sequences:
- the LOC6731462 gene encoding sorting nexin-32 isoform X2 has translation MMDGTDDSNLLNSPSTNNGATMEIASPTNPLATPPATGGAPAPSGATNGSGSATSPDSSSSAPATPAVLGENALHVEISDALSEKEKVKFTVHTRTTLPGFSKKDNNVVRQHEEFVWLHDRIEENDDYAGYIIPPCPPRPDFDASREKLQRLGEGEGNMTKEEFKKMKSELEAEYLATFKKTVAMHEVFLRRLASHPVFRVDQHLKVFLEYDQDLCAKPRKKMAIFGGFVKSLGKTTDEILLSATVRDVNDFFENELQFLTEYHGHLREAALRTEKMTQRHKDVGDSHQKISNALTQLSTTEKGNVETFVAKTAEIFERIKNLETRVASDQDLKLGDTLRYYQRDSDAAKALLIRRLRCLAAYEAANRNLEKARSKNKDVHAAETAQAEACEKFESMSACGKEELIGFRNRRVAAFKKSLVELSELEIKHAKTQYEYLRQSLLALKEIA, from the exons ATGATG GACGGCACGGATGACTCAAATCTGCTTAACAGCCCCTCCACCAACAATGGAGCCACAATGGAAATCGCCTCGCCCACAAATCCACTTGCCACTCCACCAGCAACAGGCGGTGCACCCGCACCAAGTGGAGCCACAAATGGCAGTGGATCCGCCACATCGCCGGATAGCTCCTCCTCAGCCCCGGCCACGCCGGCAGTTCTAGGCGAGAACGCCCTGCACGTTGAGATCTCCGATGCGCTCAGCGAAAAGGAGAAGGTCAAGTTCACAGTGCACACCCGCACCACACTGCCGGGATTCTCAAAAAAGGACAATAACGTAGTGCGTCAGCACGAGGAGTTCGTCTGGCTACATGACCGTATTGAGGAGAACGACGACTATGCTGGCTACATT ATTCCGCCCTGTCCACCTCGTCCGGACTTCGATGCCTCCCGAGAGAAGCTGCAGCGCCTTGGCGAGGGCGAAGGCAACATGACCAAAGAGGAGTTCAAAAAAATGAAGTCAGAGCTGGAGGC TGAGTACCTAGCTACCTTCAAGAAGACTGTGGCCATGCACGAGGTTTTCCTGCGCCGCCTTGCTAGTCATCCCGTCTTTCGCGTCGATCAGCACTTGAAGGTTTTCCTGGAATACGACCAAGATCTGTGCGCTAAGCCACGCAAGAAGATGGCCATCTTTGGCGGCTTTGTCAAGTCCCTGGGCAAGACCACAGACGAGATCTTGTTGAGCGCCACTGTTCGAGATGTAAATGACTTCTTTGAGAACGAGCTGCAGTTCCTTACCGAGTACCACGGCCACTTGCGAGAGGCAGCACTCAGGACGGAGAAAATGACGCAACGCCACAAGGATGTAGGCGACTCGCACCAGAAGATTTCAAATGCGTTGACGCAGCTCTCGACTACGGAAAAGGGAAATGTGGAGACGTTTGTGGCCAAGACAGCGGAGATATTTGAAAGGATCAAG AATCTGGAAACCCGAGTGGCCAGCGATCAAGATCTCAAGCTGGGCGACACTTTGCGCTACTATCAGCGGGATAGTGACGCTGCCAAAGCTCTACTAATCCGGCGACTGCGGTGCCTGGCTGCTTATGAGGCCGCCAATCGAAACCTGGAGAAGGCTCGCTCCAAAAACAAGGATGTTCATGCG GCCGAGACTGCCCAAGCGGAGGCCTGCGAAAAGTTCGAATCTATGTCTGCATGTGGAAAGGAGGAGCTGATCGGTTTCCGCAACCGACGGGTAGCTGCTTTCAAGAAGAG CCTCGTCGAGCTCTCAGAGCTGGAGATCAAGCATGCCAAGACGCAGTATGAATATCTGCGCCAATCGCTGCTAGCGCTCAAAGAGATTGCCTGA
- the LOC6731462 gene encoding sorting nexin-32 isoform X1 produces the protein MMDGTDDSNLLNSPSTNNGATMEIASPTNPLATPPATGGAPAPSGATNGSGSATSPDSSSSAPATPAVLGENALHVEISDALSEKEKVKFTVHTRTTLPGFSKKDNNVVRQHEEFVWLHDRIEENDDYAGYIIPPCPPRPDFDASREKLQRLGEGEGNMTKEEFKKMKSELEAEYLATFKKTVAMHEVFLRRLASHPVFRVDQHLKVFLEYDQDLCAKPRKKMAIFGGFVKSLGKTTDEILLSATVRDVNDFFENELQFLTEYHGHLREAALRTEKMTQRHKDVGDSHQKISNALTQLSTTEKGNVETFVAKTAEIFERIKNLETRVASDQDLKLGDTLRYYQRDSDAAKALLIRRLRCLAAYEAANRNLEKARSKNKDVHAPLEVQEAETAQAEACEKFESMSACGKEELIGFRNRRVAAFKKSLVELSELEIKHAKTQYEYLRQSLLALKEIA, from the exons ATGATG GACGGCACGGATGACTCAAATCTGCTTAACAGCCCCTCCACCAACAATGGAGCCACAATGGAAATCGCCTCGCCCACAAATCCACTTGCCACTCCACCAGCAACAGGCGGTGCACCCGCACCAAGTGGAGCCACAAATGGCAGTGGATCCGCCACATCGCCGGATAGCTCCTCCTCAGCCCCGGCCACGCCGGCAGTTCTAGGCGAGAACGCCCTGCACGTTGAGATCTCCGATGCGCTCAGCGAAAAGGAGAAGGTCAAGTTCACAGTGCACACCCGCACCACACTGCCGGGATTCTCAAAAAAGGACAATAACGTAGTGCGTCAGCACGAGGAGTTCGTCTGGCTACATGACCGTATTGAGGAGAACGACGACTATGCTGGCTACATT ATTCCGCCCTGTCCACCTCGTCCGGACTTCGATGCCTCCCGAGAGAAGCTGCAGCGCCTTGGCGAGGGCGAAGGCAACATGACCAAAGAGGAGTTCAAAAAAATGAAGTCAGAGCTGGAGGC TGAGTACCTAGCTACCTTCAAGAAGACTGTGGCCATGCACGAGGTTTTCCTGCGCCGCCTTGCTAGTCATCCCGTCTTTCGCGTCGATCAGCACTTGAAGGTTTTCCTGGAATACGACCAAGATCTGTGCGCTAAGCCACGCAAGAAGATGGCCATCTTTGGCGGCTTTGTCAAGTCCCTGGGCAAGACCACAGACGAGATCTTGTTGAGCGCCACTGTTCGAGATGTAAATGACTTCTTTGAGAACGAGCTGCAGTTCCTTACCGAGTACCACGGCCACTTGCGAGAGGCAGCACTCAGGACGGAGAAAATGACGCAACGCCACAAGGATGTAGGCGACTCGCACCAGAAGATTTCAAATGCGTTGACGCAGCTCTCGACTACGGAAAAGGGAAATGTGGAGACGTTTGTGGCCAAGACAGCGGAGATATTTGAAAGGATCAAG AATCTGGAAACCCGAGTGGCCAGCGATCAAGATCTCAAGCTGGGCGACACTTTGCGCTACTATCAGCGGGATAGTGACGCTGCCAAAGCTCTACTAATCCGGCGACTGCGGTGCCTGGCTGCTTATGAGGCCGCCAATCGAAACCTGGAGAAGGCTCGCTCCAAAAACAAGGATGTTCATGCG CCGTTGGAGGTGCAAGAG GCCGAGACTGCCCAAGCGGAGGCCTGCGAAAAGTTCGAATCTATGTCTGCATGTGGAAAGGAGGAGCTGATCGGTTTCCGCAACCGACGGGTAGCTGCTTTCAAGAAGAG CCTCGTCGAGCTCTCAGAGCTGGAGATCAAGCATGCCAAGACGCAGTATGAATATCTGCGCCAATCGCTGCTAGCGCTCAAAGAGATTGCCTGA